A single genomic interval of Siphonobacter curvatus harbors:
- the cbiB gene encoding adenosylcobinamide-phosphate synthase CbiB, which produces MALLTFFPLIFGYGLDLVIGDPDHWPHPIRLFGTTIYKGERWLNQGRYRFWKGGLFAVVLIITVFSCFWGLERLLSAGPWWIAGLVHGVFIWYGLANHNLIREGQQVFTVLDTQGLEAGRKQLSRIVGRDTSQLSAQQIRIAVLETMSENLSDGVIAPLFYYALAGIPGMMAYKMVNTLDSMIGYRNPRYEQFGKVAARIDDVANFIPARLTALLMVLVTTSGRGLRFIFRYGHQHKSPNAGYPEAALAGILNCRFGGTNVYHGIRVEKPYLGEQERMIEPHEIKRVSWINHACCLVMVLGCLAWNAWKQGAW; this is translated from the coding sequence ATGGCCTTGTTAACTTTTTTTCCGCTGATTTTCGGCTACGGGCTGGATTTGGTAATCGGTGATCCGGACCACTGGCCCCACCCCATTCGGCTTTTTGGTACGACGATCTACAAGGGCGAACGTTGGTTGAATCAGGGTCGGTATCGATTCTGGAAAGGAGGTTTGTTTGCTGTAGTATTGATTATCACCGTCTTTTCCTGCTTTTGGGGACTGGAACGGTTACTCTCCGCAGGCCCCTGGTGGATTGCCGGACTGGTTCATGGCGTCTTCATCTGGTATGGGTTAGCCAATCATAACCTGATCCGCGAAGGCCAACAGGTATTTACCGTACTCGATACGCAGGGGCTGGAAGCGGGGCGTAAGCAATTATCCCGCATTGTGGGTCGTGATACGTCCCAGCTCAGTGCTCAGCAAATTCGTATTGCCGTACTGGAAACCATGTCCGAAAACCTAAGTGACGGCGTAATTGCTCCGCTTTTCTATTATGCACTGGCGGGCATTCCGGGTATGATGGCGTACAAAATGGTCAATACGCTCGATTCCATGATTGGTTACCGCAATCCGCGTTATGAGCAATTCGGCAAGGTTGCTGCTCGCATCGACGATGTAGCTAACTTCATTCCCGCCCGACTCACGGCCCTACTGATGGTACTGGTAACGACGAGCGGCCGGGGGCTCCGCTTCATTTTCCGATACGGTCATCAGCACAAAAGCCCCAACGCGGGGTATCCCGAAGCGGCTCTGGCGGGCATTCTTAACTGCCGATTCGGCGGCACTAACGTCTACCACGGCATCCGCGTAGAAAAGCCGTACCTGGGTGAACAGGAGCGAATGATTGAACCGCACGAAATCAAACGCGTAAGCTGGATCAACCACGCCTGCTGTCTGGTGATGGTGCTGGGTTGCTTGGCTTGGAACGCGTGGAAACAGGGTGCGTGGTAG
- a CDS encoding threonine-phosphate decarboxylase, with protein MLQGHGDDGYQYGKPILADFSTNVWYGGEPAGLKAYLFDRWSSINRYPEVLAESLIERLSVHHQQAPTQFLVNSGTTESIYLVAQAFAGSRTTIVIPAFAEYEDATRMHGHTLTFLPWEQTEALPESDLVFICNPNNPTGAVFQKLDYWLQTYPQTVFVVDEAFIDFTRAIDSCESLIASYGNLIILRSLTKTYAIPGLRLGYVMAQENGIERLKRYKQPWTVNALALAAGHFIFEHFDAIQLPLDQLLIDKEKVVTALRTHSGLRIHNSHTHFFLGETLDNTAAELKRYLLESHGLLIRDASNFRGLSPRHFRIATRTPEENQWLLNALQTWPC; from the coding sequence ATGTTGCAGGGACACGGCGATGATGGGTATCAGTATGGAAAGCCCATTCTCGCGGATTTTAGTACAAACGTTTGGTACGGGGGCGAACCCGCCGGGCTAAAAGCCTATCTGTTTGACCGCTGGTCGAGCATCAATCGCTATCCGGAAGTGCTGGCTGAAAGTTTGATTGAGCGGTTATCGGTTCATCATCAGCAGGCTCCCACGCAGTTTCTGGTGAATAGTGGTACGACCGAAAGTATTTACCTCGTTGCCCAGGCTTTTGCGGGAAGTCGTACCACCATTGTGATTCCCGCATTTGCTGAATACGAAGATGCTACCCGGATGCACGGGCATACCCTGACGTTTTTGCCCTGGGAGCAAACGGAGGCCCTGCCCGAGAGCGATCTCGTTTTTATCTGCAATCCCAATAATCCCACGGGAGCCGTTTTTCAGAAGCTGGACTACTGGCTTCAAACGTACCCGCAAACGGTATTCGTCGTGGATGAGGCCTTTATTGATTTCACCCGAGCCATTGACTCCTGCGAATCGCTGATCGCGTCGTATGGGAATCTGATTATCCTGCGGTCGCTTACGAAAACTTACGCGATACCGGGCCTTCGGTTGGGTTACGTGATGGCTCAGGAAAACGGCATCGAACGATTGAAGCGGTACAAGCAGCCGTGGACCGTCAACGCCCTGGCTCTGGCCGCTGGGCATTTTATTTTCGAACACTTTGATGCCATTCAGCTTCCACTGGATCAGCTTTTAATCGATAAAGAAAAGGTGGTAACTGCCCTGCGAACCCATTCGGGACTTCGGATTCACAACAGCCATACGCACTTTTTTTTGGGGGAGACGCTCGACAATACCGCCGCTGAGTTAAAACGCTATCTGCTCGAATCGCACGGCTTACTCATTCGGGATGCCAGTAATTTTCGGGGCTTAAGTCCTCGTCACTTTCGGATCGCTACGCGTACGCCCGAAGAAAACCAGTGGCTCCTCAACGCCCTTCAGACATGGCCTTGTTAA
- a CDS encoding cobyric acid synthase, translating to MNASLRPIMFVGTASDVGKSVITAGFCRIFKQDGYSPAPFKAQNMSLNSYATPEGLEMGRAQAVQAEAAGIPCHTDMNPVLLKPTTDQRSQVILNGKPVGTQSAYEYFRTQDRQELFAEVTRAFDRLSARHSPIVLEGAGSISELNLKHRDITNLRMARHAGAATYLIGDIDRGGLFGSVYGTIALLSPEERACMKGILVNKFRGDARLFADGKQMLEELTGLPVVGILPYFKDIFIEAEDSLALEYKKRVAQTQKINVAVVHLNRLSNFTDFDRLENDPRVHLYYTREADELAKADIVILPGSKNTIDDLLILKQSGLDQSIVRAHRAGKTVIGICGGYQMLGQSVEDPQGVESAIPSIAGLGILPIQTVLQPVKTTVQRQFRYRQESSWCTGYEIHMGESRPLGPEQPLTVFEDGQSDGYFLNERCWGTYLHGILDNEVVIEELLSAYTTESVSFDYAAYKQEQYDRLADLIRQHVDMEQIYAHLKS from the coding sequence ATGAATGCTTCACTTCGCCCAATTATGTTCGTGGGCACAGCCTCTGATGTGGGCAAAAGTGTGATTACCGCCGGATTCTGCCGGATTTTTAAACAGGATGGCTATTCTCCGGCTCCTTTCAAGGCTCAGAATATGTCGTTGAACAGTTACGCAACGCCCGAAGGACTGGAAATGGGCCGTGCTCAGGCCGTGCAGGCCGAAGCGGCGGGCATTCCCTGCCACACGGACATGAATCCAGTGCTGCTTAAGCCGACTACCGATCAGCGTTCGCAGGTCATTCTGAACGGGAAACCCGTTGGTACGCAGTCCGCGTATGAATATTTCCGCACGCAGGATCGGCAGGAATTATTCGCCGAAGTAACGCGGGCTTTCGACCGACTTTCGGCTCGGCACTCTCCCATCGTACTGGAAGGAGCTGGGAGCATTTCGGAGCTTAACCTGAAACACCGCGACATCACCAACCTACGCATGGCCCGGCACGCCGGAGCGGCCACTTATCTCATTGGTGACATCGACCGGGGTGGTTTGTTCGGGAGTGTCTACGGTACCATTGCTCTGCTAAGCCCCGAAGAACGGGCTTGCATGAAAGGTATCTTGGTGAACAAGTTTCGCGGCGATGCCCGACTGTTTGCCGATGGGAAACAGATGCTGGAAGAGCTGACGGGTCTGCCCGTGGTGGGTATTCTGCCCTATTTCAAAGATATTTTTATTGAAGCTGAAGACTCTCTGGCTCTGGAATACAAAAAACGAGTCGCCCAAACCCAGAAAATCAATGTAGCCGTTGTGCATTTGAATCGACTTTCAAACTTCACGGATTTCGACCGACTGGAGAATGACCCCCGCGTCCATTTGTACTATACTCGCGAAGCTGACGAACTGGCGAAGGCTGACATCGTTATTTTGCCCGGCAGTAAAAATACCATTGATGACTTGCTGATTCTGAAACAAAGTGGGCTCGATCAGAGCATTGTGCGGGCTCATCGGGCGGGCAAAACGGTCATTGGCATTTGCGGTGGCTATCAGATGCTGGGCCAGAGCGTGGAAGATCCGCAGGGCGTGGAAAGTGCTATTCCAAGTATCGCCGGACTGGGGATTTTGCCCATCCAGACGGTACTACAACCCGTCAAAACCACTGTTCAGCGGCAGTTTCGCTATCGCCAGGAATCTTCCTGGTGCACGGGCTACGAAATTCACATGGGGGAAAGTCGCCCGTTAGGACCTGAACAGCCGCTGACGGTTTTCGAAGATGGACAATCGGATGGTTACTTTCTGAATGAGCGATGCTGGGGCACGTACCTGCACGGCATTCTGGATAATGAGGTGGTAATCGAAGAGCTTTTGTCCGCATATACCACCGAGTCGGTAAGCTTCGATTACGCCGCCTACAAACAGGAACAGTATGATCGACTGGCGGATCTCATTCGTCAGCACGTAGATATGGAGCAGATTTACGCTCATTTGAAAAGCTAA
- a CDS encoding magnesium chelatase subunit D family protein produces the protein MSYPFSALVGQDQLTLALLLCGINPGIGGVLIQGDKGTAKSTAARALAEILPPIQRIAGSRFNTEPGQILDFDAVSQSGEYEIEEVAVPLVNLPLGATEDRLLGQLDLESVLNERRRALQPGLLAQVHRGILYIDEVNLLPDHLVDVLLDVAASGINTVQREGLSVSHPSRFVLIGTMNPEEGALRPQFLDRFGLMVNVQAPDSIAERTEVVRRRMAYDQAPQAFMHDWQPAQVALRARIAQARERLPQVQMPEGLLTLISQLCTQLQISSLRADLVLYKTAITLAAFEGRIEVEAADIKRAAELVLPHRRRKKPFESPSFHSSELDDLMNTPPPPLPQPEPETEPAKEEVLGVAPGAEPPALTVENHSMEALNGRRSEIARTPRGFKTQTVPSTSPTDLALTASVQQALIRDPETFQLSRQDLHQTIRTGKTGHFILFVVDASGSMAASRRMEAVKGSVLRLLTDAYQRRDTVAVIAFRGVEAQLLLEPTQSVERAEVALRTLPTGGRTPLPQALQLALDVLKQQPENPLLIILSDGKANVPLPGGGDAWQQTLELATNLRTIPALVLDTDTAYVRLGRASELAQTLGAECVSLEDFSAETLTRTVSGRML, from the coding sequence ATGTCGTACCCCTTCTCCGCCCTGGTTGGCCAGGATCAACTTACCCTCGCCCTTTTGCTTTGTGGAATCAACCCGGGTATTGGCGGCGTACTCATTCAGGGCGACAAGGGAACCGCCAAAAGTACCGCTGCCCGGGCACTGGCCGAAATTCTGCCGCCCATTCAGCGGATTGCCGGCTCCCGCTTCAATACGGAACCCGGTCAGATTCTAGACTTTGATGCGGTCAGCCAGTCTGGCGAGTACGAAATCGAAGAAGTAGCCGTACCCCTGGTAAACCTGCCTTTAGGTGCCACTGAAGATCGGCTACTGGGTCAGCTTGATCTGGAAAGCGTCCTCAACGAACGCCGCCGGGCCCTCCAGCCGGGTCTGTTGGCTCAGGTTCACCGGGGTATTCTGTACATTGATGAAGTCAATTTATTACCGGACCATTTGGTGGATGTACTGCTCGATGTAGCCGCCTCGGGCATCAATACCGTCCAGCGGGAAGGCTTGTCGGTAAGCCACCCCTCGCGGTTTGTACTCATCGGTACTATGAATCCTGAAGAAGGAGCCTTACGCCCACAGTTTCTGGACCGCTTTGGTCTGATGGTCAACGTACAGGCTCCGGATTCCATTGCCGAGCGTACCGAAGTGGTGCGTCGTCGCATGGCCTATGATCAGGCCCCGCAGGCGTTCATGCACGACTGGCAGCCCGCCCAGGTGGCCCTACGGGCTCGCATTGCTCAGGCCCGCGAGCGACTGCCGCAGGTACAGATGCCCGAGGGATTGCTCACCCTCATCAGTCAGCTCTGTACCCAATTACAGATCAGTAGCTTACGGGCCGATCTCGTTCTCTACAAAACGGCGATTACCCTGGCTGCTTTTGAGGGTCGAATAGAAGTAGAAGCCGCGGACATTAAACGAGCTGCGGAATTAGTCCTCCCCCATCGACGACGCAAAAAGCCCTTCGAATCTCCGTCCTTCCATTCGTCTGAACTGGACGATTTGATGAATACCCCACCCCCGCCGCTACCCCAGCCGGAGCCGGAAACCGAACCAGCCAAAGAAGAAGTACTGGGCGTAGCTCCCGGTGCCGAGCCCCCAGCTTTGACCGTTGAAAACCATTCGATGGAGGCGTTGAACGGACGCCGGAGTGAAATAGCCCGGACGCCCCGTGGCTTCAAAACCCAGACGGTACCGAGCACCTCTCCTACTGACCTGGCTCTGACGGCCAGCGTACAGCAGGCCCTGATCCGGGATCCGGAGACGTTTCAGCTTTCGCGGCAAGACCTTCACCAAACGATACGAACCGGAAAAACCGGACATTTCATTCTTTTCGTGGTAGATGCTTCGGGTTCCATGGCGGCTAGTCGGCGAATGGAAGCGGTGAAAGGCAGTGTACTCCGTCTGCTTACTGACGCTTACCAACGCCGTGATACGGTGGCGGTCATTGCCTTTCGGGGCGTAGAAGCTCAGTTGCTTCTGGAACCTACGCAAAGCGTCGAACGGGCGGAAGTGGCTCTGCGTACCCTGCCTACGGGTGGACGGACGCCCTTACCCCAAGCCTTACAGCTGGCTCTTGACGTATTGAAACAGCAACCCGAAAATCCCTTACTGATTATCCTAAGCGATGGCAAAGCTAACGTACCCCTGCCCGGCGGTGGCGATGCCTGGCAGCAAACGCTGGAACTGGCGACCAACCTGCGTACAATTCCCGCCCTGGTACTCGATACCGACACGGCTTACGTGCGACTGGGACGGGCGAGTGAGCTGGCACAGACCCTAGGAGCCGAATGTGTATCTTTGGAAGATTTTTCTGCCGAAACCCTTACCCGAACGGTCTCCGGACGGATGTTATAA